The proteins below are encoded in one region of Salmo salar chromosome ssa02, Ssal_v3.1, whole genome shotgun sequence:
- the LOC106590279 gene encoding cardiomyopathy-associated protein 5 isoform X1, giving the protein MKPLQVSVSCLLSLLVLVAADLVVEASSPDELHLHVPLSCDLSCDSTDDNGGQSSSNDTPAPGSVCQSCNPPRSLATPAEEEPLASTEEVPMEEMASEEEEAASEEVVAEEESVESAETSEEIQASEERVEEAPSSEEQELEEAASSEEEVVEEAPSSEEEELEEAASSEEDVVEEAPSSEEEVVEEVEVEHEAEEEQVVKEEEAVEEAVAMEEEVEVVEEEVEETIEEPAVEEPVVEEVTIEEVAEEAVEEAVEEAVEVVVEEAVEEAVEEAVEEAVEVVVEEAVEEAVEEAVEEAVEEAVEEAVEEAVEEAVEEAVEEAVEEAVEEAVEEAVEEAVEEAVEEAVEEAVEEAVEEAVEEAVEESVEEAVEEAVEEAVEEAVVLVSEPVVEPKLVESEPEPVVEPEVVEPEPEMVVEEVAPEPEPVVEEAAPEPTPEPAEAAPEPVEAGEVVVEAVKEEELVEVVAAVLEEEAVVEEEAPVVVVKEEATVVEEAPVEDVTVEDAPAKAEAPAKVVEEAAKLRDHSHIDEMLQLVSAEPSPEFAAAMKKLQHIYHSAIKPMETAYKYNELRAHEVTDGEITSKPMVLFLGPWSVGKSSMINYLLGVHGTPQQLYTGAEPTTSEYTVVMHGDKFRSVEGIVMAADSSRSFSPLEKFGQGFLERLVGIEMPHKLLERVTLVDTPGIIENRKQQERGYPYSEVCQWFIDRADLIFLMFDPTKLDVGGELATLFKQMKGRESQIRIILNKADSLSSQDLMRVYGALFWSMAPLINATEPPRVYVSSFWPTEYAADTSRELFIREEISLLEDLNQVIENQLENKIAFIRQHAIRVRIHALLVDRYLHTYHEKLGWFSDPDEVFRDIVSDPDKFYIFKSILAKTNVSKFDLPDKEAYQDFFGINPPSGFKQLSSLCSWSSGCLIDKIEKAITVELPALLISLGKKDSPTPAKAAPAPPPPLPEAKPKNRWRKV; this is encoded by the exons ATGAAGCCTCTACAGGTCTCTGTGTCCTGCTTGCTCTCCCTGCTTGTCCTGGTCGCTGCAG acCTAGTGGTGGAGGCCTCCAGCCCCGATGAGCTGCATCTCCACGTGCCACTCTCCTGTGACCTCTCCTGTGACTCCACAGATGACAATGGAGGCCAAAGCTCCTCCAACGACACCCCGGCCCCAGGCTCCGTGTGTCAGTCCTGTAACCCCCCACGAAGCCTTGCTACACCGGCCGAAGAGGAGCCCCTAGCCTCCACAGAGGAGGTTCCCATGGAGGAGATGGCGagcgaggaggaggaggctgCATCTGAGGAGGTGGTAGCTGAGGAAGAATCTGTGGAGTCTGCAGAGACTTCAGAGGAGATCCAAGCatcagaggagagagtggaggaagcTCCCTCGTCTGAAGAGCAAGAACTGGAGGAAGCTGCCTCGTCTGAAGAAGAAGTAGTGGAGGAAGCTCCCTCGTCTGAAGAGGAAGAACTGGAGGAAGCTGCCTCGTCTGAAGAAGATGTAGTGGAGGAAGCTCCCTCGTCTGAAGAAGAGGTTGTAGAGGAGGTTGAGGTAGAACATGAAGCTGAGGAAGAACAGGTTGTAAAGGAAGAGGAAGCAGTTGAGGAAGCTGTggccatggaggaggaagtggaggtaGTTGAAGAGGAAGTAGAGGAAACAATAGAAGAACCTGCAGTAGAGGAACCTGTTGTTGAGGAGGTAACGATTGAGGAGGTTGCTGAGGAAGCAGTAGAGGAAGCAGTAGAGGAggcagtagaggtagtagtagaggAGGCAGTAGAGGAGGCAGTAGAGGAAGCAGTAGAGGAggcagtagaggtagtagtagaggAGGCAGTAGAGGAAGCAGTAGAGGAGGCAGTAGAGGAAGCAGTAGAGGAGGCAGTAGAGGAGGCAGTAGAGGAAGCAGTAGAGGAGGCAGTAGAGGAAGCAGTAGAGGAAGCAGTAGAGGAAGCAGTAGAGGAGGCAGTAGAGGAAGCAGTAGAGGAAGCAGTAGAGGAGGCAGTAGAGGAAGCAGTAGAGGAGGCAGTAGAGGAAGCAGTAGAGGAGGCAGTAGAGGAAGCAGTAGAGGAATCAGTAGAGGAAGCAGTAGAGGAGGCAGTAGAGGAAGCAGTAGAGGAAGCAGTAGTATTAGTGTCTGAACCTGTGGTGGAACCCAAGCTGGTTGAATCCGAGCCAGAACCTGTGGTGGAACCTGAAGTGGTTGAGCCCGAGCCAGAGATGGTGGTCGAGGAGGTGGCTCCAGAACCAGAGCCTGTTGTAGAGGAAGCTGCTCCGGAACCTACTCCGGAACCTGCGGAAGCCGCTCCAGAACCTGTAGAAGCAGGTGAGGTGGTTGTGGaggcagtgaaggaggaggagctGGTGGAGGTGGTGGCAGCTGTTTTGGAGGAGGAAGCAGTGGTGGAAGAGGAggcacctgttgttgttgttaaggAGGAGGCGACTGTTGTTGAGGAGGCGCCTGTTGAGGATGTGACAGTGGAGGATGCACCAGCAAAGGCAGAAGCACCAGCAAAAG TGGTGGAGGAGGCAGCAAAGCTCAGAGACCACTCTCACATCGATGAGATGCTCCAATTGGTTTCTGCCGAACCCTCGCCTGAGTTCGCAG cTGCTATGAAGAAGCTGCAGCACATCTACCACTCAGCCATCAAGCCCATGGAGACGGCCTACAAGTACAATGAGCTCAGAGCTCACGAGGTCACAG atggAGAGATCACCTCCAAGCCCATGGTACTGTTCCTGGGACCCTGGTCTGTAGGCAAATCCTCCATGATCAACTACCTGCTGGGCGTGCACGGTACCCCACAACAACTTTACACAG gtgCTGAGCCCACTACATCTGAGTACACAGTGGTGATGCATGGTGACAAGTTCCGCTCGGTGGAGGGCATCGTGATGGCAGCCGACAGCTCCAGGTCCTTCTCCCCTCTGGAGAAGTTTGGCCAGGGGTTCCTGGAGAGGCTGGTGGGGATTGAGATGCCCCATAAACTGTTGGAGAGAGTCACCCTGGTGGACACGCCTGGGATTATTGAGAACCGCAAGCagcaggagagag GCTACCCCTATAGCGAGGTGTGTCAGTGGTTCATTGACCGTGCTGACCTCATCTTCCTGATGTTTGACCCCACCAAGTTGGACGTGGGCGGGGAGCTGGCGACACTGTTCAAACAGATGAAG GGCCGAGAGTCCCAGATCCGCATCATCCTGAACAAGGCAGACAGCCTGTCCTCCCAGGACCTGATGCGTGTCTACGGCGCCCTGTTTTGGTCCATGGCTCCTCTCATCAACGCCACAGAGCCTCCCCGGGTCTACGTCAGCTCCTTCTGGCCCACAGAATACGCAGCCGACACCAGCCGAGAGCTCTTCATACGGGAGGAGATCTCACTGCTCGAAGACCTCAACCAG GTAATTGAGAACCAGCTGGAGAACAAGATAGCCTTCATCCGCCAGCACGCCATCCGGGTCAGGATCCACGCCCTGCTGGTAGATCGCTACCTCCATACATACCACGAGAAGCTGGGCTGGTTCAGCGACCCCGACGAGGTGTTCAGGGACATCGTCTCAGACCCTGACAAGTTCTACATCTTCAAGTCCATCCTGGCCAAGACCAAt GTGAGCAAGTTCGACCTGCCAGACAAAGAGGCCTACCAGGACTTCTTTGGCATCAACCCTCCATCAGGCTTTAAACagctgtcctccctctgttcctggtCGTCAGGCTGTCTGATTGACAAGATAGAGAAAGCTATCACTGTGGAGCTCCCTGCCCTACTGATTAGCCTGGGCAAGAAAGACAGTCCAACTCCAGCCAAGGCCGCCCCAGCCCCTCCACCCCCACTGCCTGAGGCAAAACCCAAGAACCGCTGGCGAAAGGtttga
- the LOC106590279 gene encoding sarcalumenin isoform X2: MKPLQVSVSCLLSLLVLVAADLVVEASSPDELHLHVPLSCDLSCDSTDDNGGQSSSNDTPAPGSVCQSCNPPRSLATPAEEEPLASTEEVPMEEMASEEEEAASEEVVAEEESVESAETSEEIQASEERVEEAPSSEEQELEEAASSEEEVVEEAPSSEEEELEEAASSEEDVVEEAPSSEEEVVEEVEVEHEAEEEQVVKEEEAVEEAVAMEEEVEVVEEEVEETIEEPAVEEPVVEEVTIEEVAEEAVEEAVEEAVEVVVEEAVEEAVEEAVEEAVEVVVEEAVEEAVEEAVEEAVEEAVEEAVEEAVEEAVEEAVEEAVEEAVEEAVEEAVEEAVEEAVEEAVEEAVEEAVEEAVEEAVEESVEEAVEEAVEEAVEEAVVLVSEPVVEPKLVESEPEPVVEPEVVEPEPEMVVEEVAPEPEPVVEEAAPEPTPEPAEAAPEPVEAVVEEAAKLRDHSHIDEMLQLVSAEPSPEFAAAMKKLQHIYHSAIKPMETAYKYNELRAHEVTDGEITSKPMVLFLGPWSVGKSSMINYLLGVHGTPQQLYTGAEPTTSEYTVVMHGDKFRSVEGIVMAADSSRSFSPLEKFGQGFLERLVGIEMPHKLLERVTLVDTPGIIENRKQQERGYPYSEVCQWFIDRADLIFLMFDPTKLDVGGELATLFKQMKGRESQIRIILNKADSLSSQDLMRVYGALFWSMAPLINATEPPRVYVSSFWPTEYAADTSRELFIREEISLLEDLNQVIENQLENKIAFIRQHAIRVRIHALLVDRYLHTYHEKLGWFSDPDEVFRDIVSDPDKFYIFKSILAKTNVSKFDLPDKEAYQDFFGINPPSGFKQLSSLCSWSSGCLIDKIEKAITVELPALLISLGKKDSPTPAKAAPAPPPPLPEAKPKNRWRKV; encoded by the exons ATGAAGCCTCTACAGGTCTCTGTGTCCTGCTTGCTCTCCCTGCTTGTCCTGGTCGCTGCAG acCTAGTGGTGGAGGCCTCCAGCCCCGATGAGCTGCATCTCCACGTGCCACTCTCCTGTGACCTCTCCTGTGACTCCACAGATGACAATGGAGGCCAAAGCTCCTCCAACGACACCCCGGCCCCAGGCTCCGTGTGTCAGTCCTGTAACCCCCCACGAAGCCTTGCTACACCGGCCGAAGAGGAGCCCCTAGCCTCCACAGAGGAGGTTCCCATGGAGGAGATGGCGagcgaggaggaggaggctgCATCTGAGGAGGTGGTAGCTGAGGAAGAATCTGTGGAGTCTGCAGAGACTTCAGAGGAGATCCAAGCatcagaggagagagtggaggaagcTCCCTCGTCTGAAGAGCAAGAACTGGAGGAAGCTGCCTCGTCTGAAGAAGAAGTAGTGGAGGAAGCTCCCTCGTCTGAAGAGGAAGAACTGGAGGAAGCTGCCTCGTCTGAAGAAGATGTAGTGGAGGAAGCTCCCTCGTCTGAAGAAGAGGTTGTAGAGGAGGTTGAGGTAGAACATGAAGCTGAGGAAGAACAGGTTGTAAAGGAAGAGGAAGCAGTTGAGGAAGCTGTggccatggaggaggaagtggaggtaGTTGAAGAGGAAGTAGAGGAAACAATAGAAGAACCTGCAGTAGAGGAACCTGTTGTTGAGGAGGTAACGATTGAGGAGGTTGCTGAGGAAGCAGTAGAGGAAGCAGTAGAGGAggcagtagaggtagtagtagaggAGGCAGTAGAGGAGGCAGTAGAGGAAGCAGTAGAGGAggcagtagaggtagtagtagaggAGGCAGTAGAGGAAGCAGTAGAGGAGGCAGTAGAGGAAGCAGTAGAGGAGGCAGTAGAGGAGGCAGTAGAGGAAGCAGTAGAGGAGGCAGTAGAGGAAGCAGTAGAGGAAGCAGTAGAGGAAGCAGTAGAGGAGGCAGTAGAGGAAGCAGTAGAGGAAGCAGTAGAGGAGGCAGTAGAGGAAGCAGTAGAGGAGGCAGTAGAGGAAGCAGTAGAGGAGGCAGTAGAGGAAGCAGTAGAGGAATCAGTAGAGGAAGCAGTAGAGGAGGCAGTAGAGGAAGCAGTAGAGGAAGCAGTAGTATTAGTGTCTGAACCTGTGGTGGAACCCAAGCTGGTTGAATCCGAGCCAGAACCTGTGGTGGAACCTGAAGTGGTTGAGCCCGAGCCAGAGATGGTGGTCGAGGAGGTGGCTCCAGAACCAGAGCCTGTTGTAGAGGAAGCTGCTCCGGAACCTACTCCGGAACCTGCGGAAGCCGCTCCAGAACCTGTAGAAGCAG TGGTGGAGGAGGCAGCAAAGCTCAGAGACCACTCTCACATCGATGAGATGCTCCAATTGGTTTCTGCCGAACCCTCGCCTGAGTTCGCAG cTGCTATGAAGAAGCTGCAGCACATCTACCACTCAGCCATCAAGCCCATGGAGACGGCCTACAAGTACAATGAGCTCAGAGCTCACGAGGTCACAG atggAGAGATCACCTCCAAGCCCATGGTACTGTTCCTGGGACCCTGGTCTGTAGGCAAATCCTCCATGATCAACTACCTGCTGGGCGTGCACGGTACCCCACAACAACTTTACACAG gtgCTGAGCCCACTACATCTGAGTACACAGTGGTGATGCATGGTGACAAGTTCCGCTCGGTGGAGGGCATCGTGATGGCAGCCGACAGCTCCAGGTCCTTCTCCCCTCTGGAGAAGTTTGGCCAGGGGTTCCTGGAGAGGCTGGTGGGGATTGAGATGCCCCATAAACTGTTGGAGAGAGTCACCCTGGTGGACACGCCTGGGATTATTGAGAACCGCAAGCagcaggagagag GCTACCCCTATAGCGAGGTGTGTCAGTGGTTCATTGACCGTGCTGACCTCATCTTCCTGATGTTTGACCCCACCAAGTTGGACGTGGGCGGGGAGCTGGCGACACTGTTCAAACAGATGAAG GGCCGAGAGTCCCAGATCCGCATCATCCTGAACAAGGCAGACAGCCTGTCCTCCCAGGACCTGATGCGTGTCTACGGCGCCCTGTTTTGGTCCATGGCTCCTCTCATCAACGCCACAGAGCCTCCCCGGGTCTACGTCAGCTCCTTCTGGCCCACAGAATACGCAGCCGACACCAGCCGAGAGCTCTTCATACGGGAGGAGATCTCACTGCTCGAAGACCTCAACCAG GTAATTGAGAACCAGCTGGAGAACAAGATAGCCTTCATCCGCCAGCACGCCATCCGGGTCAGGATCCACGCCCTGCTGGTAGATCGCTACCTCCATACATACCACGAGAAGCTGGGCTGGTTCAGCGACCCCGACGAGGTGTTCAGGGACATCGTCTCAGACCCTGACAAGTTCTACATCTTCAAGTCCATCCTGGCCAAGACCAAt GTGAGCAAGTTCGACCTGCCAGACAAAGAGGCCTACCAGGACTTCTTTGGCATCAACCCTCCATCAGGCTTTAAACagctgtcctccctctgttcctggtCGTCAGGCTGTCTGATTGACAAGATAGAGAAAGCTATCACTGTGGAGCTCCCTGCCCTACTGATTAGCCTGGGCAAGAAAGACAGTCCAACTCCAGCCAAGGCCGCCCCAGCCCCTCCACCCCCACTGCCTGAGGCAAAACCCAAGAACCGCTGGCGAAAGGtttga
- the LOC106590423 gene encoding transcription factor AP-4 isoform X1: protein MEYFMMPTEKALQQFKKTEKDVIGGLCSLANIPLSPETAQDQERRIRREIANSNERRRMQSINAGFQSLKTLLPHTDGEKLSKAAILQQTSDYIFALEQEKTQLLQQNNQLKRFIQEFSGSSPKRRRGAEEKDEGIGSPDILEEEKAEELRREMLELRQQLDKERSARMILEEQVRSLDMVLHPERLKVITQQVQEEQAHIQTQTLLRLQQLHAETSAERDRHAAHSPQVRSPAPTHHPTVIVPAPTLTPHHVTVVTMSPASNTSTVSTSRQNLDTIVQAIQHIERTQERRGSAEEERRRAVIVSPAHIAMDTTGSDTASDSEGEEDCSMN from the exons ATGGAATACTTCATGATGCCTACGGAGAAGGCTTTACAACAATTCAAGAAAACGGAGAAGGATGTTATTGGAGGGCTTTGTAG tctGGCCAACATCCCGCTCAGCCCGGAGACTGCTCAGGACCAGGAGAGGCGTATCCGCCGGGAGATCGCAAATAGTAACGAGCGGCGCCGCATGCAGAGCATCAACGCAGGGTTCCAGTCGCTGAAAACACTCCTGCCACACACAGACGGCGAGAAACTCAGCAAG GCTGCCATCCTACAGCAGACGTCAGACTACATCTTCGCTCTGGAGCAGGAGAAGACCCAGCTACTGCAGCAGAACAACCAGCTCAAACGCTTCATACAG gaGTTCAGTGGTTCCTCCCCAAAGAGGAGGCGTGGGGCGGAGGAGAAGGATGAAGGGATCGGCTCCCCAGACATTCTGGAGGAGGAGAAAGCCgaggagctgaggagagagatGTTGGAGCTCAGACAACAGTTGGACAAGGAGCGCTCGGCGAGGATGATACTGGAGGaacag GTGCGTTCTCTAGACATGGTGCTGCACCCAGAGAGGCTGAAGGTGATCACCCAGCAGGTCCAGGAGGAGCAGGCTCACATCCAGACCCAGACCTTACTGAGGCTACAGCAGCTCCATGCAGAAACCAGcgcagagagggacagacacgCAGCACACAGcccacag GTGCGGTCCCCAGCCCCCACTCACCACCCCACGGTCATCGTCCCCGCCCCCACGCTGACCCCGCACCACGTCACCGTGGTTACCATGAGCCCCGCCTCCAACACCAGCACAGTGTCAACGTCCCGGCAGAACCTGGATACCATCGTACAG GCCATCCAGCACATCGAACGTACCCAGGAGAGGAGGGGCAgtgctgaggaggagaggagacgagcaGTCATCGTCAGCCCTGCCCACATCGCCATGGATACCACCGGCTCTGACACGGCCTCCgacagtgagggagaggaggactgcTCCATGAActaa
- the LOC106590423 gene encoding transcription factor AP-4 isoform X2, producing MQSINAGFQSLKTLLPHTDGEKLSKAAILQQTSDYIFALEQEKTQLLQQNNQLKRFIQEFSGSSPKRRRGAEEKDEGIGSPDILEEEKAEELRREMLELRQQLDKERSARMILEEQVRSLDMVLHPERLKVITQQVQEEQAHIQTQTLLRLQQLHAETSAERDRHAAHSPQVRSPAPTHHPTVIVPAPTLTPHHVTVVTMSPASNTSTVSTSRQNLDTIVQAIQHIERTQERRGSAEEERRRAVIVSPAHIAMDTTGSDTASDSEGEEDCSMN from the exons ATGCAGAGCATCAACGCAGGGTTCCAGTCGCTGAAAACACTCCTGCCACACACAGACGGCGAGAAACTCAGCAAG GCTGCCATCCTACAGCAGACGTCAGACTACATCTTCGCTCTGGAGCAGGAGAAGACCCAGCTACTGCAGCAGAACAACCAGCTCAAACGCTTCATACAG gaGTTCAGTGGTTCCTCCCCAAAGAGGAGGCGTGGGGCGGAGGAGAAGGATGAAGGGATCGGCTCCCCAGACATTCTGGAGGAGGAGAAAGCCgaggagctgaggagagagatGTTGGAGCTCAGACAACAGTTGGACAAGGAGCGCTCGGCGAGGATGATACTGGAGGaacag GTGCGTTCTCTAGACATGGTGCTGCACCCAGAGAGGCTGAAGGTGATCACCCAGCAGGTCCAGGAGGAGCAGGCTCACATCCAGACCCAGACCTTACTGAGGCTACAGCAGCTCCATGCAGAAACCAGcgcagagagggacagacacgCAGCACACAGcccacag GTGCGGTCCCCAGCCCCCACTCACCACCCCACGGTCATCGTCCCCGCCCCCACGCTGACCCCGCACCACGTCACCGTGGTTACCATGAGCCCCGCCTCCAACACCAGCACAGTGTCAACGTCCCGGCAGAACCTGGATACCATCGTACAG GCCATCCAGCACATCGAACGTACCCAGGAGAGGAGGGGCAgtgctgaggaggagaggagacgagcaGTCATCGTCAGCCCTGCCCACATCGCCATGGATACCACCGGCTCTGACACGGCCTCCgacagtgagggagaggaggactgcTCCATGAActaa